One region of Culex pipiens pallens isolate TS chromosome 2, TS_CPP_V2, whole genome shotgun sequence genomic DNA includes:
- the LOC120423036 gene encoding uncharacterized protein LOC120423036 codes for MSKYRRNAVVIDYNVLPVRPDIEAVSKFISNDLQLDLKRVKNLQLNNSRNHVIIELGSPEEASDLAERHNLKHKVGCRGKLFRIPIFLEDNSIQVRVHDLPPHMPNEIIATHLEAYGEVNSIRREVWREYFPGIPNGVRVVRMVLEKPIPSFIKVEEEVGYILYNQQVKTCRHCAKPLHHGKKCDENLALTPTTTTTTTPPAAQLLAPTLPALSAPTSTPSATAIEKEITPEKTLPEIAPPTTTTFLPSTSVKNHQTTPSDQTMDISPEDDDDNETAKTVKPKRRSRRKKPWDPHWNHLYDDW; via the coding sequence ACGTCTTGCCGGTAAGACCGGACATCGAGGCCGTTTCAAAGTTCATCTCCAACGACCTTCAACTGGATTTGAAACGAGTTAAAAACCTACAACTCAACAATTCCCGAAACCACGTCATCATCGAGCTGGGATCGCCGGAGGAAGCTTCGGACCTAGCCGAACGCCATAACCTCAAACACAAGGTAGGATGCAGAGGCAAATTGTTCCGGATACCTATTTTCCTGGAGGACAATTCCATCCAAGTCCGCGTCCACGATTTGCCGCCGCACATGCCGAACGAAATAATCGCCACCCATCTCGAGGCCTACGGGGAAGTCAACTCTATTCGGAGAGAAGTCTGGCGAGAATATTTTCCAGGCATTCCGAACGGAGTTCGAGTTGTCCGAATGGTTCTGGAGAAGCCAATTCCTTCCTTTATAAAGGTAGAGGAAGAAGTTGGCTACATTTTGTACAACCAGCAAGTTAAAACTTGCCGCCATTGTGCGAAACCACTTCACCACGGGAAGAAGTGTGACGAAAATCTAGCGTTaaccccaacaacaacaacaacaacaacaccaccagcagcacaacTACTAGCACCAACACTACCAGCATTATCAGCACCAACATCAACACCATCAGCAACAGCAATAGAAAAAGAAATAACACCAGAAAAAACACTGCCTGAAATAgcaccaccaacaacaacaacattcttGCCATCGACCTCggtcaaaaatcaccaaacaacACCATCAGATCAGACAATGGATATTTCTccagaggacgacgacgacaacgaaaCAGCAAAAACGGTGAAACCCAAGAGAAGATCGCGAAGAAAAAAGCCCTGGGATCCTCACTGGAATCATCTATATGACGACTGGTAG